The Xylanivirga thermophila genome includes a region encoding these proteins:
- a CDS encoding VirB4 family type IV secretion system protein — protein MVQKRKTPSPPQEDVRIQEFLDMIAPSVIKFNTDHFICGNTYRCVWALREYPTATEEQAILRHLGEKDGVTLRIYTRHVTPVEEKKIISNAANKNRLSKSNTNDLQQTVMAESNLQDVATIVAQAHRNREPFIHSAVYIELSAYDLDQLKLLQTEVMTELIRSKLNVDRLILRQQQGFQCVMPSGFNVFRDQFERVLPASSVANLYPFNYSGKTDANGFYVGRDKFGSNVLVDFNKRADDKTNANILILGNSGQGKSYLLKLILCNLRESGMNVCALDPEMEYEDLTNNLGGCFIDLMSGEFIINVLEPKTWDENGSPEDKDAPQTFRISSKLSQHISFLKDFFRTYKDFTDREIDTIEIILQKLYAKFGISDSTKFDRLTAKDYPILSDLYALIEEEYKSFDESSRQLYTAELLQNILLGLHSICKGAESKFFDGHTNITDSSFVTFGVKGLLQASKSLKNALLFNILSYMSNELLTNGNTAASIDEFYLFLTNLTAVEYIRNFSKRVRKKDSAVIIASQNLEDFNIEGIREYTKPLFSIPTHQFLFNAGNIDAKFYIDTLQLEQSEYNLIRYPQRGVCLYKCGNERYNLMVNAPEYKAKLFGKAGGR, from the coding sequence ATGGTGCAAAAAAGAAAAACCCCATCTCCTCCACAGGAAGATGTCAGAATCCAAGAGTTTCTGGATATGATTGCCCCCTCGGTCATCAAATTCAACACCGATCACTTTATCTGCGGGAACACCTACCGCTGCGTTTGGGCGCTTCGGGAATACCCCACCGCTACCGAGGAACAGGCAATCCTCCGTCACTTAGGTGAAAAGGACGGCGTGACCCTGCGCATCTATACCCGCCATGTTACCCCGGTGGAGGAAAAGAAAATTATCAGCAATGCCGCCAATAAGAACCGCCTAAGCAAATCCAATACCAATGATCTGCAGCAGACGGTCATGGCCGAAAGCAATCTGCAGGACGTGGCAACTATCGTGGCGCAGGCGCACCGGAACCGGGAACCCTTCATCCACTCGGCTGTGTATATTGAGCTGTCTGCATACGATCTGGATCAGCTAAAGCTCCTCCAAACGGAAGTTATGACCGAGCTGATTCGTAGTAAGCTCAACGTGGACAGGCTGATCCTCCGCCAGCAGCAGGGCTTTCAATGCGTGATGCCCAGCGGATTTAATGTGTTTCGTGACCAGTTCGAGCGTGTCCTCCCGGCCTCCAGTGTGGCCAATCTCTATCCCTTCAACTATTCCGGCAAGACAGATGCCAACGGTTTCTATGTTGGGAGGGATAAGTTCGGCAGCAATGTGCTGGTGGATTTCAATAAGCGAGCCGATGACAAGACCAACGCCAACATCCTGATTCTCGGCAACAGCGGTCAGGGCAAATCCTATCTTCTCAAGCTCATTCTTTGCAATCTGCGGGAATCCGGCATGAATGTGTGCGCACTTGATCCCGAAATGGAGTACGAAGATTTGACCAACAATCTCGGCGGCTGCTTCATTGATCTCATGTCTGGAGAATTCATCATCAATGTGCTGGAGCCGAAAACATGGGATGAAAATGGCAGCCCGGAGGATAAGGATGCGCCGCAAACCTTCCGCATCAGCAGCAAGCTCAGTCAGCATATTTCCTTTCTTAAGGATTTTTTCAGGACATACAAGGACTTCACCGACCGGGAGATCGACACCATCGAAATCATACTGCAGAAGCTGTACGCCAAGTTCGGCATCAGTGACAGCACGAAATTTGACCGCCTGACTGCCAAGGATTACCCTATCCTCTCCGACCTGTATGCGCTGATTGAGGAAGAATACAAGAGCTTTGATGAAAGTAGCCGCCAGCTTTACACTGCAGAGCTTTTGCAGAATATCCTGCTGGGGCTGCACTCTATCTGCAAAGGAGCGGAGTCGAAATTCTTTGACGGACATACCAATATCACCGATTCCAGCTTTGTCACCTTTGGCGTGAAAGGACTGCTGCAGGCTTCAAAGAGTCTGAAAAACGCCCTGCTGTTTAACATTTTGTCCTACATGAGCAACGAGCTTCTGACCAATGGAAACACCGCCGCCAGCATTGATGAGTTCTATCTGTTCCTCACGAACCTCACCGCCGTGGAGTATATTCGAAACTTTTCCAAGCGTGTGCGCAAAAAGGACTCAGCAGTGATCATAGCCTCGCAGAATCTGGAGGACTTCAACATTGAGGGCATCCGAGAATATACCAAACCGCTGTTCAGCATCCCGACCCATCAATTTCTGTTCAACGCTGGAAACATTGATGCCAAGTTCTATATTGATACTCTCCAGCTGGAACAGAGCGAATACAATCTGATCCGTTATCCGCAGCGTGGCGTGTGCCTCTATAAATGCGGCAATGAGCGCTACAACCTGATGGTCAATGCCCCGGAGTATAAGGCAAAGCTGTTCGGAAAGGCGGGTGGCAGATAA
- a CDS encoding MBL fold metallo-hydrolase gives MENWFTLDQIDTYTYIISEYRHWEETHCYLLEGSERCLLIDTGLGICNISEAVKKLTDRPVTAVATHIHWDHIGGHEYYPDFYAHEAELNWLNGEFPLTIDTIRGMVIDRCDLPKGYDVNTYKFFQGMPTRVLQDGDTIDLGGRVVTALHTPGHSPGHLCFWEPQRGYLFTGDLVYKDTLFAYYPSTDPQAYLSSLEKIAALPVEKVFPAHHSLDVQPEILFRMRDALRQLKIDGNLYHGSGTFDYGDWAIWL, from the coding sequence ATGGAAAACTGGTTTACACTTGATCAAATTGATACATATACTTACATAATCAGTGAATACCGCCATTGGGAGGAAACACATTGCTATCTACTTGAAGGTAGCGAGCGGTGTTTGCTCATCGATACCGGACTTGGTATTTGCAACATCTCTGAGGCAGTGAAAAAGCTGACGGATAGGCCGGTGACTGCCGTGGCGACACATATCCATTGGGATCATATCGGTGGCCACGAATACTACCCGGATTTCTACGCACATGAGGCGGAACTAAACTGGTTGAACGGTGAATTTCCGCTGACGATAGATACTATCCGGGGCATGGTCATAGATCGCTGTGATTTGCCGAAAGGGTATGACGTCAACACTTATAAGTTCTTCCAGGGAATGCCTACACGGGTACTGCAAGACGGAGACACCATTGATCTGGGTGGGCGAGTAGTCACGGCGCTGCATACGCCGGGACACTCTCCAGGGCATCTGTGTTTTTGGGAACCACAACGTGGATACCTATTTACCGGCGATCTTGTCTATAAGGACACGCTATTTGCGTACTATCCGTCCACTGATCCGCAGGCATATCTCTCGTCACTTGAAAAGATTGCTGCGCTGCCCGTGGAAAAAGTATTTCCTGCTCATCACAGTTTGGATGTTCAGCCAGAGATTTTGTTCCGTATGCGAGATGCTCTCAGGCAACTGAAAATCGACGGCAATCTATATCATGGTAGCGGTACTTTTGATTACGGTGATTGGGCTATTTGGTTGTGA
- a CDS encoding conjugal transfer protein TrbL family protein — MFIWDFVADTVLGQIVDWIYGQIVGFLGDFFMQMGNMGADLFEMSWVQSIVLFFSYLAWALYGVGLVVAAFECGIEYQSGRGSIKDTALNAIKGFMAVGLFTTVPVELYKLSVSLQGSFTAGITGLGTDFGTVAQGIIASLQDAGNLEQAMTSNVFGGLKAITSPIMMIFILILMGYAVIKVFFANLKRGGILLIHIAVGSLYMFSVPRGYIDGFVSWSKQVIGLCLTAFLQATVLIAGLMVVKDNALLGLGLMLAAGEIPRIAGQFGLDTSTKANLMSTMYAAQTAVNMTKTVVQAVAK; from the coding sequence ATGTTCATATGGGATTTTGTCGCCGACACTGTCCTCGGTCAGATTGTGGATTGGATCTACGGTCAGATCGTGGGCTTTCTCGGCGACTTTTTTATGCAGATGGGAAATATGGGAGCCGACCTGTTCGAAATGAGCTGGGTACAGTCCATCGTGCTGTTCTTTTCCTATCTGGCTTGGGCGTTATATGGCGTAGGGCTTGTGGTGGCCGCCTTTGAATGCGGGATTGAGTATCAGTCTGGCAGAGGCAGTATCAAGGATACCGCCCTCAACGCCATCAAGGGATTTATGGCTGTGGGGCTGTTCACCACGGTACCGGTGGAACTGTATAAGCTATCGGTGTCTTTGCAAGGCAGCTTCACTGCTGGGATTACCGGCCTTGGAACCGACTTCGGCACAGTAGCCCAAGGCATCATCGCTTCCCTGCAGGATGCAGGTAATCTGGAGCAGGCCATGACCAGCAACGTGTTCGGCGGCTTGAAAGCGATCACCAGTCCCATCATGATGATCTTTATATTAATCCTGATGGGATATGCGGTCATTAAGGTATTCTTTGCCAACCTGAAGCGAGGCGGTATCCTGCTCATTCATATTGCCGTGGGGAGCCTGTATATGTTTAGTGTTCCCCGTGGATATATTGACGGCTTTGTATCGTGGAGCAAGCAGGTCATCGGCCTGTGCCTTACGGCATTTCTACAGGCAACGGTGCTGATTGCCGGACTCATGGTGGTAAAAGACAATGCTCTGCTGGGTCTTGGACTGATGCTGGCTGCCGGTGAAATTCCGCGCATTGCCGGTCAGTTCGGACTGGATACGTCAACCAAAGCCAACCTCATGAGTACCATGTATGCGGCACAGACCGCAGTGAATATGACTAAAACGGTAGTACAGGCGGTGGCGAAATGA
- a CDS encoding DUF7768 domain-containing protein, giving the protein MNENKLVYICSPYAGDMQNNVEFAKAACRYAMEQNCTPVAVHLLYPQFLDDNDPAQREAGLRMGHRVLKACDELWLCGSRISTGMAMELKEAQKLGISVREISAEQIQGGFSMSKKYGVWAMRSAASVCGAAQSWCKHGGKPIEFDTMEQAESYAKKLNESCYSPNVQYAAKEMEPELNQGSGFSIRM; this is encoded by the coding sequence ATGAACGAGAATAAACTGGTCTATATCTGTTCGCCATACGCCGGTGATATGCAAAATAATGTCGAATTTGCAAAGGCAGCCTGCCGCTATGCAATGGAGCAGAATTGTACGCCTGTAGCTGTCCATCTTCTATATCCGCAGTTTTTAGACGATAACGATCCTGCCCAAAGAGAAGCTGGTCTTCGCATGGGGCATCGTGTGCTGAAGGCCTGTGATGAACTGTGGCTCTGCGGCAGCCGGATTTCCACCGGTATGGCGATGGAGCTTAAGGAAGCACAAAAGTTGGGTATCTCCGTCCGGGAAATATCCGCAGAACAAATCCAAGGAGGTTTTTCAATGAGCAAAAAATATGGAGTATGGGCGATGCGCAGCGCCGCTTCGGTATGCGGAGCTGCGCAAAGCTGGTGTAAGCATGGTGGTAAGCCTATCGAGTTTGACACGATGGAACAGGCAGAAAGCTATGCCAAGAAACTAAACGAATCCTGTTATTCCCCCAATGTGCAGTATGCCGCAAAAGAAATGGAACCGGAGCTAAACCAAGGCTCCGGTTTTTCCATACGGATGTAA
- a CDS encoding DUF3852 domain-containing protein — MKSKRIAMLLCMVLLLCLLFSTTAYAAGTGDVAGAIEGTWKDASSQIKAVVNKVVFPAIDLILAVFFFAKLGTAYFDYRKHGQFEWAAPAILFACLVFTLTAPLYIWTILGL, encoded by the coding sequence ATGAAATCGAAACGAATTGCAATGCTTCTGTGCATGGTTCTGCTTCTGTGCCTGCTGTTCAGCACAACAGCCTATGCAGCGGGAACTGGCGATGTGGCCGGGGCGATTGAGGGAACATGGAAAGATGCCTCCAGCCAGATAAAGGCGGTGGTCAACAAGGTGGTGTTCCCCGCCATCGACCTGATTCTGGCGGTGTTTTTCTTCGCCAAATTGGGTACGGCATATTTTGATTATCGAAAACATGGACAGTTCGAATGGGCGGCTCCGGCCATCCTGTTTGCCTGTTTGGTGTTCACGCTGACAGCTCCATTATATATCTGGACGATACTCGGATTATAG
- a CDS encoding DUF6550 family protein, with protein sequence MNDKIKRRLAIAGALVISIALVIAIGMQFTKEPAKPDASSQEPVSSSDVAPDIQKNTEKKEVVVSPQLTSEPESSETLPPQTDLPEQKLQPDPVKPETPAKPELPKDADTKNPSKPPEYKPEATEKKPPSSESKPQSGGGLPGFDNVPDGGANQGEYLDDMYENGNKIGEMD encoded by the coding sequence ATGAATGATAAAATCAAAAGGAGACTTGCCATTGCAGGCGCTTTGGTGATTAGCATTGCGCTTGTGATTGCCATCGGAATGCAGTTTACCAAGGAACCTGCCAAGCCGGATGCTTCTTCACAAGAGCCGGTCAGCTCTTCGGATGTGGCTCCTGATATACAGAAAAATACAGAGAAAAAAGAGGTCGTGGTTTCCCCGCAGCTCACATCAGAGCCGGAAAGCTCGGAAACGCTGCCGCCTCAGACCGATTTGCCGGAGCAAAAACTCCAGCCCGATCCGGTAAAGCCGGAAACCCCAGCAAAACCTGAGCTGCCAAAGGATGCGGATACCAAAAACCCATCCAAGCCTCCAGAATATAAGCCAGAGGCTACAGAAAAGAAACCGCCTTCTTCCGAAAGCAAGCCGCAGAGCGGCGGTGGATTGCCAGGATTTGATAATGTACCGGACGGCGGTGCCAATCAGGGAGAATACCTCGATGATATGTACGAAAACGGCAATAAGATCGGTGAAATGGATTAA
- a CDS encoding cation:proton antiporter codes for MLLSLALVFLCGMALGGIFQKLKLPSLLGMLLTGILLGPYVLNLLDPTILNISTDLRQIALIIILTRAGLNLDINDLKRVGRPAILMCFVPACFEIVGMLIFAPMFLGITRLEAAIMGTVIAAVSPAVIVPKMLKLMESDYGKSKSIPQMIMAGASVDDVFVIVLFTAVTGLAKGDNITPMSFLSIPTSIVFGLLGGIVTGLFLALLFSKLRIRDSGKVIIILSISFLLVTVEHSLTDVIGFSGLLAVMAMGATLQQRKHEVSKRLSGKFSKLWVCAEVLLFVLVGATVNISYALKAGLTAVALIFCVLVFRMVGVFACLIKTSLNKKERIFTALAYMPKATVQAAIGGLPLAMGLACGDIVLTVAVLSILITAPLGAALVDATYRKLLDKGGSAGV; via the coding sequence ATGTTACTATCACTTGCACTGGTTTTTCTATGCGGCATGGCACTCGGGGGTATTTTTCAAAAGCTAAAGCTACCCAGCTTGTTGGGTATGCTGCTGACGGGTATTTTACTCGGCCCTTATGTCTTAAATCTGCTTGACCCGACCATTCTGAACATATCAACGGATTTAAGGCAAATTGCACTTATCATCATTCTGACACGGGCAGGATTGAACTTGGACATTAATGACTTAAAGCGTGTGGGACGCCCCGCCATTCTCATGTGCTTTGTCCCTGCCTGTTTTGAAATAGTGGGGATGCTGATATTCGCCCCCATGTTTCTGGGCATTACACGCCTTGAAGCCGCTATTATGGGAACTGTGATTGCTGCTGTTTCACCTGCGGTCATCGTGCCAAAAATGCTGAAGCTGATGGAAAGCGACTATGGCAAAAGTAAAAGCATTCCGCAGATGATTATGGCAGGGGCATCGGTGGACGATGTTTTTGTTATCGTCCTTTTCACGGCAGTTACAGGCTTGGCTAAGGGTGACAATATCACACCCATGAGTTTTTTATCCATTCCGACCTCTATTGTATTTGGGTTACTTGGGGGCATTGTCACAGGACTTTTTCTTGCATTGTTGTTTTCTAAATTGCGTATTCGTGACAGTGGCAAGGTGATAATTATCCTGTCCATTTCCTTTTTGTTGGTAACAGTGGAGCATAGCCTAACAGATGTAATTGGCTTTTCAGGACTGCTTGCGGTCATGGCAATGGGCGCAACCTTGCAGCAGAGAAAGCATGAGGTTTCCAAGAGGTTGTCGGGGAAATTTTCAAAGCTATGGGTTTGTGCAGAAGTTTTACTTTTCGTCTTGGTCGGTGCAACGGTCAATATCAGCTATGCGCTGAAAGCTGGACTTACCGCCGTAGCACTTATTTTCTGTGTACTGGTTTTCCGTATGGTTGGTGTGTTTGCTTGCCTTATTAAAACCTCACTAAATAAGAAAGAACGTATTTTCACTGCTCTAGCCTATATGCCAAAAGCCACGGTGCAGGCCGCCATTGGCGGCTTGCCTCTTGCGATGGGGCTTGCTTGTGGTGACATTGTTCTTACCGTTGCAGTGCTCTCCATTCTAATCACCGCGCCTTTGGGCGCTGCTCTTGTCGATGCAACCTATAGAAAGCTGTTAGACAAAGGAGGTTCAGCGGGTGTTTAA